A window of the Lagopus muta isolate bLagMut1 chromosome 1, bLagMut1 primary, whole genome shotgun sequence genome harbors these coding sequences:
- the TASL gene encoding TLR adapter interacting with SLC15A4 on the lysosome yields the protein MLSEGYLYRIAYLCEDSELCTSQAVEEMVYEMRAINCSSRDEAQGKSLLQRCRSAGKCISSIHSRGSKHSRRQKDKLQQPMQHPLPEGQASPAMDVCEGLARRDTYLVPSSCKSICKNYSDLHIAGDCVVPISSVATDFTCDSGIGPFLESSEIPPPMESMRVPPSETGRKQAQGFSSCWRVTSLVPHQQPLSDSALNDYLEQKLMELYKQYIMDSTANRASPTQILASELIMTNVDQISTQISRERKMETTKAKDIVISRFLQIASEQIFSEISTPSLHISQYSNTNA from the coding sequence ATGCTGTCAGAAGGTTACCTTTACAGAATTGCCTACCTCTGTGAAGACTCTGAGCTCTGCACCAGCCAAGCAGTGGAGGAAATGGTGTATGAAATGAGGGCCATTAATTGTtcctccagggatgaagcacAAGGAAAAAGCCTCCTTCAGAGATGCAGATCTGCTggcaaatgcatttcttcaatTCACTCTAGAGGTAGCAAACAtagcagaaggcagaaagacAAACTCCAACAGCCcatgcagcacccactgcctgAAGGGCAGGCGTCTCCAGCTATGGATGTCTGTGAAGGGCTGGCAAGAAGAGACACCTACCTGGTTCCATCCTCCTGCAAAAGCATTTGCAAGAACTACAGTGATTTGCACATAGCTGGGGACTGCGTGGTGCCTATTAGCTCGGTGGCAACCGATTTTACCTGTGACAGTGGCATAGGCCCCTTCCTGGAGTCCTCAGAGATTCCTCCACCTATGGAGTCCATGCGGGTCCCCCCCAGCGAGACAGGCCGCAAGCAGGCTCAAGGCTTCTCATCATGCTGGCGCGTGACAAGCTTGGTGCCACACCAGCAGCCCCTCTCTGACTCAGCCCTCAACGACTACCTGGAGCAgaagctgatggagctgtacaAGCAGTACATCATGGACAGCACAGCCAACAGGGCATCCCCCACACAGATCCTGGCCTCAGAGCTCATCATGACTAATGTAGACCAAATCAGCACACAGATATCACGAGAGAGGAAAATGGAGACCACCAAGGCCAAGGACATTGTCATCAGCCGCTTCTTGCAAATAGCCAGTGAACAAATATTCTCAGAAATTAGCACACCCAGTCTGCATATTTCCCAGTATAGCAACACTAATGCATAG